In Desulfobacter hydrogenophilus, the genomic stretch CTACCACCATTACCGTAAAATTTTTATCGTTATTCACAGGAAATTACCTTTCGGTTTAGAATAGAAATAAATTGGAGGTCATTAGTAGAATCAAATAGAACCCCCCTGCTTTGTCAAGTAAATAGATGAAATAGCACCAATTCTCAATGAATTATTCAGCCGGCAACAAATTTTACGTTAGGTGCCGCAAAAGGTTCGGGTTACCCGTTCTTCATCGGCAGGACCTTGGGCGTAATTGATGAAATCCGGTTGTGCCGTAAAAGGATTTTCATAAAGCGTTGTCAGCAGGTGTACCTGACTGAAATCATCTCTGGCTTCCGCATTCTCAATCGCCTTGTGAATCCGGTGATTTCTGGGAATGAAAAGGGGATTGACCCGGTTCATTTTTTCCTGAATAACTTCAGGATTATTTTCTTTAACCAGCCGCAGCTGCCATGATTTAAGCCAGGCTGCAACCGCATCCGGCGCGTTGAAAAGTTCTCGAAATTGCGGCGTCATATTTGAACCTTGCCTGATATGATCTGCCAGATAACGAAACGTCAGGGTAAAATCGGTTTTCTGGTTCTGCATGATGGCAAGCAGTTCCCCAAGAAGGGAAGAATCCTGGTCATCATGATTTTCTATCCCGATTTTTTTAAGCATGCCAACGTGTTGGGCGTGAAGGAATTCCTGTTCAAACTCAGCCAGGGTGGCATCAATCACATCCATTGCCTCTTCATCTGTTTTTCCTATCAGCGCTTGTAAACAAACACCCAGACAGTTCAGGTTCCACCTCATGATGGCGCTTTGATTGGCATAACGGTATCGTCCCATGGTATCAATGGAACTGAATACCATGTTGGGGTCATAATAATCCATAAAGGCACAGGGACCATAATCAATGGTCTCACCTGAAATTGAGGTGTTATCCGTATTCATGACGCCGTGAATAAATCCAAGCTGCATCCATTTGGCAACAAGTCGAGCCTGCCGTGTGGCAACCGAAGAAAAAAATTGTCTGTATCGGTCTTCTTTTCCCAAAATTTCAGGATAATGGCGGGCAAGCACGTAGTCGGCAAGCATCCGTATAGCCGCTTCATCGCCCCGTGCGGCAAAATACTCAAAACTGCCTACCCGGACTAAACCCGATGCAACTCGTGTCATGATACCCCCCGGATGGATTCCATCCTGACGTGGAATTTTTTCTCCTGTGGATACGATGGCCAAGGCCCTGGTGGTGGGCACCCCTAACGCATGCATGGCCTCACTGACAATGTACTCACGAATCACCGGCCCCAGGGGGGATTTGCCGTCTCCACCCCGTGAGAATCGGGTCCGTCCGGAACCTTTGAGTTGAATATTCAAGCGTCTGCCGTCCGGGGTAACTTTTTCTCCGAGCAGAATGGCCCGGCCATCCCCAAGCTGGGGAACAAAGTTGCCGAATTGATGCCCGGCATAGGCCATGGCAATGGGAGTGGAATCTGCAAAAAGCAGATTGCCTGCCAGGCAATCTGCCAGTTCCGGCGTCTCTTGGGTAAAATTAAACCCCAACTCCTGGCCCAGTTTTCGGTTATATTTTTGCAAAACAGGGGCATGGACGGGTTCAGGCAGACTTGGGTCATAGAATTTTTCTTCAAGAGCTGCAAAACTGTTTTTAAATCCGGCTTTAAGGGTTGACACAGCGGTTGTCTTTTCCATATATTCCCTCCTGTGTTGCCTTTCATGAAGATTGTTCATTCAATATCCAACTATAAATAATGATATGCATGAATACAAAGAAGTCATCATTTGTGTCCGTTTCTTTTACACTTTGACAATTTTTCTTTTCGGCTTTGATATTAAAAAAAAATGTTTGCAGCCGCCATGAATTTTCTTCAATAATTTCCGGTGTTATACCTTTCGTCTTTTCTTCTGGCATTTTATTTGCTGTTCTAAAATCTAAAAACTGATAAATTGAAAAAAACTGGCAGGACTGATAAGGCAGGCCCTGTTTCCTGCCGATATTTGAATTTAAATAATGAGAATAAAGGGTTCTTTCATGGCGAATAGTCTTTACATTACGACGACTGAAACCCGAAGCGGAAAATCCCTCATCGTTCTTGGCATCATGCAGCTTTTGCTCAAAGACATCCGAATCGTAGGGTTTTTCAGACCCATTATTAACCCGAGTAAAAAAGACACCAGGGATCATGATATTGATTTGGTGCTTTCCAATTTTAACATGGGGCTGGAGTATGAGGAAACCTATGCCTATACCTTGGAAGAGGCCAAACAGATGGTTAATTCCGGCCGTCAGGCAGAGATGATGAAAACTATTTTGAACAAGTATAAAGCCCTTGAGGAAAAAAGCCGTTTTGTTCTGTGCGAGGGCACTGATTTCACAGCCGGTTCCGAGGCTTTTGAATTTGATATCAATGCCGGAATTATAGCAGATATAGGATGTCCGGCTCTGGTGGTCTCCTATGGATATGAAAAGAATGTCGAACAGGTGATAACCTCGTGTCAACTGGCTTTGGAAAGCTTATACCACAAAGGGGTGGATGTGCTGGCCATAATGGTTAACCGGGTGCCACCCGATTCTTTGCATAGTCTTAAAATTGCTTTGAATACGGCAATTGACCGCCCTGAAGTTCTGATTTATACCATCCCTGAAACCCAGGCTTTAAGGCGTCCTTCGTTTAGAGATTTGATTCCGGCCATGGATGCCCAAGTGTTGTACGGCAGACAGGGGCTTGAAAATCAGATTTCAGGATGTGTGATTGCGTCCATGCTGGTCCCCAATTTTCTAACCCATATTAAAAAAGACGACCTGGTGGTTACTTCCGGGGACCGGTCCAGCATTGTGATCACCTGCATTGCTTCCCGGCTTTCCATGGCCTACCCCGATATTGCAGGCATCCTGGTTACCGGCGGCATTCCCATTCCAGATTCCATCATTCGGCTTATTCGAGGATGGAAGGAACTGCCTGTGCCCATTCTGCTGACTCGGATGGATACCCATACGGCAGTCATGGCTATTGACCAAATTCACGGCAGGATTTCCCCGGACGATCCCCAACGCATTGCCCTGGCTCTAGGAATTTTTGAGGCAAATGTGGATGCCGCTTCTTTCAGGCAACGACTGGCAGCCAGAAAGTCGGTGCGCATCACACCCCAGATGTTTGAATACAGCCTTATTGAAAAAGCAAAAAAGAACCGCCGGCATATTGTACTGCCCGAAGGCGGCAGCGATAGGATTCTTAAAGCCGCTGATATTCTTTTGCGGCGCTCATTTTGTGATATCACCATTTTAGGCAAATGTGAAGCGGTTGAGCGCAGGATCAAGGAGCTAGGGCTGAATTTGTCCCAGGCCCGGTTTATCCAGCCCGATGCCGCCCCCTGGCTGGACGATTATGCCCAGACCTATTTTGAATTGCGTCAACACAAGGGTGTGACTCTGGACATGGCCAGGGATACCATGACGGATCCTTCTTATTTCGGCACCATGATGGTGCATAAAGGACATGCCGACGGCATGGTATCAGGTTCTGTGAACACCACGGCCCACACCATTCTTCCGGCTTTTCAGATCATCAAAACGCTGCCCGGCTCTTCCATTGTGTCATCTGTTTTTCTCATGTGCCTGAAAGACAGGGTCCTGGTGTTTGGAGACTGTGCCGTTAACCCCAACCCCACAGCTTCCCAGCTGGCCGAGATAGCGGTGACTTCAGCCGGCACCGCTTCCATTTTTGGCATTGAACCCCGGGTGGCCATGCTCTCCTATTCCACTGGATCTTCAGGAACCGGCGCAGATGTGGACAAGGTGATCCAGGCCACTGCCATGGTACGGGAAAAGGCTCCGGATCTTCTCATAGAAGGCCCTATTCAATATGATGCCGCCATTGACCCGGGCGTGGCCATGACCAAGCTGCCAAACTCCCAGGTGGCCGGACGGGCTACCGTATTTATTTTCCCGGATCTGAACACCGGGAACAATACTTACAAGGCTGTCCAGCGGGCCTCGGAAAAAACTGTGGTCATCGGTCCCGTACTCCAGGGAATGAAACGGCCCGTTAATGATTTAAGCCGGGGGTGTACAGTAGCGGATATTGTGAATACCGTGGCTATCACAGCCATTCAGGCCCAGGCAGGAAAATCTCAAATTTAAGGTCCCTTTAAGAAAAATGTATTATGAATATTGCCGGACTGCTGCGCATGTGATATTCCCCTGGGATTCAAACTAACTGATTTCCATGGAGGAAATGTAAATATGGAAGAATGTCCCTGCGGAAGCAACCTTGCCTATGCCGAATGCTGCGAACCCATCATTACCGGAACACAGCCTGCCCGAACCGCACAAGAACTTATGCGGGCCCGTTATACCGCCTATACAATAGCTGACACGGACTTTATTTTTAACACCACCCATCCGGATCATCGGGATGGGTACGACCATGTCGGCACAAAGACATGGGCGCAAAATTCCGAATGGCTGGGTCTTGAAATTGTTGCAACAGAAGCCGGCTGTTCCGAAGACCAGGAAGGTACGGTTGAATTCATCGCCACCTACAAGACAGACGGTATTGTTCAAAAACACCATGAGCTTGGCCGTTTTTCAAAGGAGGACGATGCCTGGCTGTTTACCACCGGTGATATGGTGAAGCCCAAACCCGCTGTTTCCACCAAGGTGGGCCGCAATGAACCTTGTCCCTGCGGCAGTGGGCGAAAGTATAAAAAATGCTGCGGTAAATAAAACTAAATGACCGCAGGAACCGCCTTGTTTAAAGGAAGGTTCCTGCGGTCATTTGATGATTTAAAACTTAAAAGGTAATTATGTTGTATCCTTTTTCGATGAACGCGCCCATGGAAGGATGGTTAGCCATATCCCCAACCAGGGGGATACCTTCCTTTTCAATGGGACCAAGGGCATCAAGTTTGGTTGCACAGGCTTTGCAGGCGCCGTAAATAAGGCCGGCGTCTTTGGCTTTTTGGTAAAGTGCGTTTAAAAAATGCCCGGATTCGGACATGGGTCCCACAAGTTTGACAGCTTCTCCTTCAAGAACAATAAGTCCTTCCTGGTCTCGCTGTTTTAGGTCAAGGGCATTGAGAAGTACGTGGATAAAGCATAAAGGGTCTCCCCGGAATGCGAATAATACGGTTTTTTCCATAATAATACTCCTGATTTAGGATTTTAATATAGTACCCATCCGGAAACAGTCTTTTTGCCCAACTTTCATCTGCTTTGAACTTCAACAAAAATTCTTATTTCTCTGGACAGACACCAATCTAAATTTATTTACGCTTTGATTATGTTGTGCACCGCAAAG encodes the following:
- a CDS encoding protein adenylyltransferase SelO, with the protein product MEKTTAVSTLKAGFKNSFAALEEKFYDPSLPEPVHAPVLQKYNRKLGQELGFNFTQETPELADCLAGNLLFADSTPIAMAYAGHQFGNFVPQLGDGRAILLGEKVTPDGRRLNIQLKGSGRTRFSRGGDGKSPLGPVIREYIVSEAMHALGVPTTRALAIVSTGEKIPRQDGIHPGGIMTRVASGLVRVGSFEYFAARGDEAAIRMLADYVLARHYPEILGKEDRYRQFFSSVATRQARLVAKWMQLGFIHGVMNTDNTSISGETIDYGPCAFMDYYDPNMVFSSIDTMGRYRYANQSAIMRWNLNCLGVCLQALIGKTDEEAMDVIDATLAEFEQEFLHAQHVGMLKKIGIENHDDQDSSLLGELLAIMQNQKTDFTLTFRYLADHIRQGSNMTPQFRELFNAPDAVAAWLKSWQLRLVKENNPEVIQEKMNRVNPLFIPRNHRIHKAIENAEARDDFSQVHLLTTLYENPFTAQPDFINYAQGPADEERVTRTFCGT
- the pta gene encoding phosphate acetyltransferase; the protein is MANSLYITTTETRSGKSLIVLGIMQLLLKDIRIVGFFRPIINPSKKDTRDHDIDLVLSNFNMGLEYEETYAYTLEEAKQMVNSGRQAEMMKTILNKYKALEEKSRFVLCEGTDFTAGSEAFEFDINAGIIADIGCPALVVSYGYEKNVEQVITSCQLALESLYHKGVDVLAIMVNRVPPDSLHSLKIALNTAIDRPEVLIYTIPETQALRRPSFRDLIPAMDAQVLYGRQGLENQISGCVIASMLVPNFLTHIKKDDLVVTSGDRSSIVITCIASRLSMAYPDIAGILVTGGIPIPDSIIRLIRGWKELPVPILLTRMDTHTAVMAIDQIHGRISPDDPQRIALALGIFEANVDAASFRQRLAARKSVRITPQMFEYSLIEKAKKNRRHIVLPEGGSDRILKAADILLRRSFCDITILGKCEAVERRIKELGLNLSQARFIQPDAAPWLDDYAQTYFELRQHKGVTLDMARDTMTDPSYFGTMMVHKGHADGMVSGSVNTTAHTILPAFQIIKTLPGSSIVSSVFLMCLKDRVLVFGDCAVNPNPTASQLAEIAVTSAGTASIFGIEPRVAMLSYSTGSSGTGADVDKVIQATAMVREKAPDLLIEGPIQYDAAIDPGVAMTKLPNSQVAGRATVFIFPDLNTGNNTYKAVQRASEKTVVIGPVLQGMKRPVNDLSRGCTVADIVNTVAITAIQAQAGKSQI
- a CDS encoding YchJ family protein, which encodes MEECPCGSNLAYAECCEPIITGTQPARTAQELMRARYTAYTIADTDFIFNTTHPDHRDGYDHVGTKTWAQNSEWLGLEIVATEAGCSEDQEGTVEFIATYKTDGIVQKHHELGRFSKEDDAWLFTTGDMVKPKPAVSTKVGRNEPCPCGSGRKYKKCCGK
- a CDS encoding cytoplasmic protein, whose protein sequence is MEKTVLFAFRGDPLCFIHVLLNALDLKQRDQEGLIVLEGEAVKLVGPMSESGHFLNALYQKAKDAGLIYGACKACATKLDALGPIEKEGIPLVGDMANHPSMGAFIEKGYNIITF